One Chloroflexota bacterium DNA window includes the following coding sequences:
- a CDS encoding ParB N-terminal domain-containing protein, with protein sequence MSDTEPTDSSRMVVTEDAASSDGSVAVIQSERRVRRARAHDAKHARDISDINLKIVSLDEVIVHEGIDPLRVERLVASLQRDGVLRSPPIVTRASDYGRTRYIVLDGATRTSALRALGYRDVLVQVVEYTSGNVTLHSWYHLLEGIKSVEFLTQVRELPVRVILMHQYDALEAMDERALICVIGLHDRTVWGVQTDGDLNAQNAMLNRVVDLYRGKAQVHRVTTTHLDTLFREHPQLAALVVFPDYAPSEVTRLAMSGNLIPMGITRHLIGGRALGVNFDLQILAAEMSLEEKNKRLEEWLMSRVRERKVRYYGEPVFLFED encoded by the coding sequence ATGTCCGATACTGAACCTACGGATTCCTCGCGCATGGTCGTGACGGAAGACGCGGCTTCCTCCGATGGCAGCGTCGCGGTCATCCAGTCCGAACGGCGCGTCCGCCGCGCGCGGGCGCACGACGCGAAACATGCGCGCGACATCAGCGACATCAATCTGAAAATCGTATCGCTCGACGAGGTGATCGTCCACGAAGGCATTGACCCGCTGCGCGTCGAGCGGCTCGTCGCGTCGCTGCAGCGCGATGGCGTGTTGCGTAGTCCGCCCATCGTGACGCGCGCGAGCGATTACGGTCGCACGCGTTATATCGTGCTCGACGGTGCGACGCGCACGTCGGCTTTGCGCGCGCTCGGTTATCGCGATGTGCTGGTGCAGGTCGTCGAGTACACGTCCGGCAACGTCACGCTTCACTCGTGGTATCATCTGCTCGAAGGCATCAAGTCGGTCGAGTTTCTCACGCAGGTACGCGAGTTGCCGGTGCGCGTGATCTTGATGCACCAGTACGACGCGCTCGAAGCGATGGACGAACGCGCGTTGATTTGCGTCATCGGCTTGCACGACCGCACGGTGTGGGGCGTGCAAACGGACGGCGACCTCAACGCGCAAAACGCGATGCTCAATCGCGTGGTGGATTTGTATCGCGGCAAAGCCCAGGTGCATCGCGTCACGACAACGCACTTGGACACCTTGTTTCGCGAACATCCGCAACTTGCCGCGCTCGTCGTCTTTCCGGATTACGCGCCGTCCGAGGTGACGCGGCTCGCCATGAGCGGCAATTTGATTCCGATGGGCATCACGCGCCATTTGATCGGCGGACGCGCGCTCGGCGTGAATTTCGATCTGCAGATTCTCGCGGCAGAGATGTCGCTCGAAGAAAAAAACAAAAGATTGGAAGAGTGGCTGATGAGCCGCGTCCGCGAACG
- a CDS encoding TrpB-like pyridoxal phosphate-dependent enzyme yields MKDQHKFLLDESRLPKAWYNINADLPVPPAPVLHPGTMQPVTPDFLAVLFPMSLIMQEVSAERYIEIPEPVREIYKLWRPTPLIRAIRLEKALDTPAHIYFKYEGVSPVGSHKPNTAVAQAFFNKEAGTKALTTETGAGQWGSALAMACNFFGLDLEVYMVKVSYHQKPYRRIIMENFGAKVYASPTDRTNYGRQLLAQDPNSNGSLGIAISEAVEVAATSNGAKKYSLGSVLGHVLMHQTVIGLEALEQMEMAGEYPDVVIGCAGGGSNFAGFAYPFLHKKFTEKKNVRVIAVEPASCPTMTKGKYTFDYGDSAAMAPIVKMYTLGHTFMPPGIHAGGLRYHGMAASISALVNHGDIEARAVKQLATFDAAMQFSRAEGIIPAPESAHAIRVAIDEALEAKKAGQKKVIAFNLSGHGHFDMTAYEQYLQGKLEDFEYPSALVDEAMKHLPQVPAMG; encoded by the coding sequence ATGAAAGACCAACACAAATTCCTGCTCGACGAAAGTCGTTTGCCCAAGGCGTGGTACAACATCAATGCCGATCTGCCCGTCCCGCCTGCGCCGGTATTGCATCCTGGAACGATGCAACCGGTCACGCCGGATTTTCTCGCCGTGCTCTTTCCGATGAGTCTCATCATGCAAGAGGTCAGCGCCGAACGCTACATCGAAATTCCGGAACCGGTGCGCGAGATTTACAAGCTGTGGCGACCCACGCCGCTTATTCGCGCGATTCGACTGGAGAAGGCGCTCGACACGCCCGCGCACATTTACTTCAAGTACGAAGGCGTCTCGCCGGTCGGTTCGCACAAGCCGAACACCGCGGTCGCGCAAGCGTTCTTCAACAAAGAAGCCGGCACAAAAGCGTTGACGACCGAGACCGGCGCGGGGCAGTGGGGTTCCGCGCTTGCGATGGCGTGCAACTTTTTCGGACTCGACCTCGAAGTGTACATGGTCAAGGTATCGTACCACCAAAAACCGTACCGCCGCATCATTATGGAAAATTTCGGCGCGAAGGTGTATGCCAGCCCAACCGACCGCACGAACTATGGTCGCCAACTGCTCGCCCAGGATCCGAACTCGAACGGATCGCTCGGCATCGCGATTTCCGAAGCCGTCGAAGTCGCGGCAACCTCGAACGGCGCAAAAAAATATTCGCTCGGCTCGGTGCTGGGTCACGTGTTGATGCACCAGACCGTCATCGGCTTGGAAGCACTGGAGCAGATGGAGATGGCGGGCGAGTATCCTGATGTCGTGATCGGTTGCGCGGGCGGCGGCTCGAACTTTGCCGGGTTTGCGTACCCGTTCCTCCACAAAAAATTCACCGAGAAGAAAAACGTGCGCGTGATCGCGGTCGAGCCGGCGTCGTGCCCGACGATGACGAAAGGCAAGTACACGTTCGATTACGGCGACAGCGCGGCGATGGCGCCGATCGTCAAGATGTACACGCTCGGTCACACGTTCATGCCGCCGGGAATTCACGCGGGTGGTTTGCGTTATCATGGCATGGCGGCGAGCATCAGCGCGCTCGTGAATCACGGCGACATTGAAGCGCGCGCGGTCAAGCAACTTGCGACGTTTGACGCGGCAATGCAGTTCTCGCGCGCCGAGGGCATCATCCCCGCGCCCGAATCCGCGCACGCGATTCGCGTCGCGATTGACGAGGCGCTCGAAGCGAAAAAAGCCGGGCAGAAAAAAGTGATCGCGTTCAACTTGTCCGGGCACGGTCACTTTGACATGACCGCGTACGAACAATACCTGCAAGGCAAACTCGAAGATTTCGAATATCCCTCCGCATTGGTGGACGAGGCGATGAAACATTTGCCGCAAGTCCCGGCGATGGGATAG